A section of the Clostridium omnivorum genome encodes:
- a CDS encoding DUF1292 domain-containing protein: MENDVSTIILTDENGEEIEFEVITKLDIEDREYVIVVPMDEEDVDAIALRIDQDENGNDVLATVDDDEEFEMVAEAYETLFSDNELN, encoded by the coding sequence ATGGAAAACGATGTAAGCACAATAATTTTAACAGACGAGAACGGTGAAGAAATCGAATTTGAGGTTATCACTAAGCTTGATATTGAAGATAGGGAATATGTTATTGTAGTTCCAATGGATGAGGAAGATGTTGATGCTATTGCACTTAGAATTGATCAAGATGAGAATGGCAACGATGTTTTAGCAACAGTAGACGACGATGAAGAGTTCGAAATGGTAGCAGAAGCTTATGAAACCTTGTTTTCAGACAATGAATTAAACTAA
- a CDS encoding Fur family transcriptional regulator, whose product MSNLSPSEIEKLKNDLKQKGYKLTPQRRAIVDIIIKNEGNHLTTEEIYDLVKVECPEIGLATVYRTVQLLEEMRVICKLDLSDGCNRYELVRQDENHQHHHLICNSCGRVIEVQGDLLETLEHDIETKYDFEIKNHSVKFFGICNECKSSS is encoded by the coding sequence ATGTCAAATTTATCTCCTAGCGAAATAGAAAAATTGAAAAATGATTTAAAACAAAAGGGTTATAAGCTTACTCCTCAAAGGAGAGCTATAGTAGATATAATAATTAAAAACGAAGGTAATCACTTAACTACTGAAGAGATATATGATCTTGTAAAAGTAGAATGCCCAGAAATCGGTCTTGCAACTGTTTATAGAACAGTGCAGCTTCTCGAAGAAATGAGAGTTATATGCAAGTTAGATCTTAGTGATGGATGCAATAGATATGAATTGGTAAGACAGGATGAAAACCATCAACACCATCATTTGATTTGCAATAGTTGTGGAAGGGTTATCGAAGTTCAAGGTGACCTGCTTGAAACTTTAGAGCACGATATTGAAACAAAATATGATTTTGAAATAAAAAATCATAGTGTAAAGTTTTTTGGAATTTGCAATGAATGTAAAAGCAGTTCGTAG
- the ruvX gene encoding Holliday junction resolvase RuvX has protein sequence MRILGLDVGEKTIGVAVCDPLGFTAQGITTIKRVGKNKDLEEINKICKEYSVESIVVGLPKNMNGTIGPSGEKILKFCELIKEYTNLEIRMWDERLTTVAAHRAMLEADLSRAKRKKIVDKIAATYILQGYLDSLSNKKL, from the coding sequence ATGCGAATATTGGGATTGGATGTAGGTGAAAAGACTATAGGAGTTGCAGTTTGTGATCCTTTAGGATTTACTGCACAAGGAATAACTACAATAAAAAGGGTAGGAAAAAACAAAGATTTAGAGGAAATAAATAAAATATGTAAGGAGTACTCTGTTGAATCAATAGTTGTTGGGCTGCCTAAAAATATGAATGGTACAATTGGACCATCAGGAGAGAAGATATTAAAATTTTGCGAATTAATAAAGGAATATACTAATCTTGAAATAAGAATGTGGGATGAGAGACTTACTACGGTGGCTGCTCATAGAGCAATGCTTGAGGCAGATTTGTCTAGAGCAAAAAGAAAAAAGATAGTAGATAAGATTGCCGCTACATACATATTACAAGGTTATTTAGATAGTTTAAGTAATAAAAAATTATAA
- the alaS gene encoding alanine--tRNA ligase, with the protein MKKMGLNEIREAYLEFFESKDHLRMPSFSLVPKNDKSLLLINAGMAPLKPYFTGLQTPPSKRVTTCQKCIRTGDIENVGKTSRHGTFFEMLGNFSFGDYFKNEIIPWAWEFVTVVLGIPKDKLYATIYLEDDEAYDIWTSKTDIDPSRIFRLGKDDNFWEIGQGPCGPCSEIHYDRGTGKVTTVEEFIKAADEDRIVEFWNLVFTQFDKDENGVYNRLANPNIDTGMGLERISTIMQGVDNIFEVDAIKNILLKVCEISGAKYNENSKTDVSIRIITDHARSVTFMISDGVLPSNEGRGYVLRRLLRRAARHGKLLGIEGTFLTKLCEVVIDNFGGAYPELKEKEEYLKKVIQLEEERFAETIDGGMQILRDYTDELENEGIKVLSGDKAFKLYDTYGFPYELTEEILEEKGISVDLEGFNREMQSQRERARAAREDSNYMGSDDGILNKIPADVNTTFVGYGETKCDSKILLLIKDNEFVSNLEAGSSGIIVSEQTTFYAEMGGQVGDKGLIYNSNFKAQVLDCKKSIAGKVLHFVNVLEGTVGVDTQATFEVDKARRNNIRKNHTATHMLQSALKLVLGSHVHQSGSYVDEDKLRFDFTHFSALSEEEITRVENIVNENIMTVYSVDTDVMSIDEAKQSGAVALFDEKYGDSVRVVSVGEFSKELCGGTHVFNSGEIGLFKITSEAGVAAGIRRIEAVTGFNAIRFVEYKGNLLKEVAETLKCTEKNIINKLHSQSSELKEKDKEIAELKSKLTGSIEEDILSTAKEVNGIKLVAAALEEIDGDSLRNLADKLRDKISDGLVVLGSSSNDKVQFVAMASKNAVSKGIHCGKIIKEIATIAGGGGGGRPDMAQAGGKNPEKLQDAINQVNIIVKDLVK; encoded by the coding sequence CTTTGAAATGCTCGGTAACTTTTCATTTGGAGATTATTTTAAGAATGAAATTATTCCATGGGCTTGGGAATTTGTTACTGTGGTATTAGGCATTCCTAAGGATAAACTATATGCAACAATTTATTTGGAAGATGATGAAGCTTACGATATATGGACTAGTAAAACAGACATAGATCCATCAAGAATATTTAGACTTGGAAAGGATGATAATTTCTGGGAAATAGGTCAGGGACCTTGTGGGCCATGCTCAGAGATTCACTATGATAGGGGAACTGGAAAGGTTACTACTGTTGAAGAATTTATTAAAGCTGCTGATGAAGACAGAATAGTAGAGTTTTGGAATTTGGTATTTACTCAGTTTGATAAGGACGAAAATGGAGTATATAATAGATTGGCAAATCCAAATATTGATACTGGTATGGGACTTGAAAGAATTTCAACAATAATGCAGGGTGTTGATAACATTTTTGAAGTTGACGCTATCAAAAACATACTACTTAAGGTTTGTGAAATTTCAGGTGCAAAATATAATGAGAATAGCAAAACTGATGTATCAATTAGAATAATTACTGATCATGCTAGAAGCGTTACCTTTATGATTAGTGATGGGGTACTTCCTTCTAATGAAGGTAGAGGATACGTATTAAGAAGACTTTTAAGAAGGGCTGCTAGACATGGAAAACTTCTTGGTATTGAAGGAACCTTCCTAACAAAATTGTGTGAGGTTGTTATAGATAATTTTGGAGGAGCTTATCCAGAACTAAAGGAAAAAGAGGAATATTTAAAGAAGGTTATTCAATTAGAAGAAGAAAGATTTGCAGAAACTATAGATGGGGGAATGCAAATATTAAGGGATTACACTGATGAGCTTGAAAATGAAGGAATAAAAGTGCTTTCTGGGGATAAGGCCTTTAAGTTATATGATACTTATGGTTTTCCATATGAATTAACTGAAGAAATACTTGAAGAGAAGGGAATAAGTGTTGATTTAGAAGGTTTTAACAGAGAGATGCAGTCACAAAGGGAAAGAGCTAGAGCTGCAAGAGAAGATTCAAATTACATGGGAAGCGATGATGGTATATTGAATAAGATACCTGCAGATGTAAATACTACTTTTGTAGGTTATGGTGAAACCAAGTGTGATTCTAAAATTCTTCTATTGATTAAAGATAATGAGTTTGTATCAAACTTAGAAGCTGGTTCTTCAGGTATAATTGTTTCTGAGCAAACAACTTTCTATGCTGAAATGGGAGGCCAAGTTGGAGACAAAGGATTAATATACAACTCTAATTTTAAAGCTCAGGTTTTAGATTGTAAGAAAAGCATAGCAGGAAAAGTACTTCATTTCGTAAATGTTCTCGAAGGAACTGTGGGCGTTGATACACAAGCTACTTTTGAAGTGGATAAAGCTAGAAGGAACAACATACGCAAAAACCATACTGCTACTCATATGCTTCAATCTGCTTTAAAGCTAGTACTTGGAAGTCATGTTCATCAATCTGGTTCTTATGTTGATGAAGATAAGTTAAGATTTGACTTCACTCATTTTAGTGCTCTATCTGAGGAAGAGATAACTAGAGTTGAAAATATAGTTAACGAAAATATAATGACAGTATACAGCGTTGATACTGATGTAATGTCAATCGATGAAGCAAAGCAAAGTGGCGCAGTTGCTCTATTTGATGAAAAGTATGGCGATAGCGTAAGAGTAGTATCTGTAGGAGAATTCAGTAAGGAACTATGTGGAGGAACTCACGTATTTAATTCAGGAGAAATAGGTTTGTTTAAAATAACTTCTGAAGCTGGAGTAGCAGCAGGAATAAGAAGAATAGAAGCAGTTACTGGATTTAATGCAATAAGATTTGTTGAATATAAGGGTAACCTTCTAAAGGAAGTTGCTGAAACTCTTAAATGCACAGAAAAAAATATTATTAATAAACTTCATTCTCAGTCATCTGAGCTAAAGGAAAAAGACAAGGAAATTGCTGAGTTAAAATCAAAATTAACAGGCTCCATTGAAGAGGATATACTTAGTACTGCAAAAGAAGTTAATGGAATCAAGTTAGTTGCAGCAGCACTAGAAGAAATCGATGGAGATTCCTTAAGGAATCTTGCTGATAAACTGAGAGATAAGATTTCAGATGGGTTAGTTGTACTTGGGAGCAGCAGCAATGATAAGGTGCAGTTTGTAGCAATGGCGTCAAAAAATGCAGTTTCAAAAGGAATACACTGTGGTAAGATCATAAAGGAGATTGCAACTATTGCTGGCGGTGGTGGTGGAGGAAGACCAGACATGGCTCAAGCAGGAGGAAAAAACCCAGAAAAGCTACAAGATGCTATTAATCAAGTGAATATTATAGTTAAAGACTTGGTTAAATAG
- a CDS encoding IreB family regulatory phosphoprotein has protein sequence MGNNDNTMQFDLAKDKKDLTKEILTEVYNSLMKKGYNPVNQLVGYLISGDPTYITNYNGARALVRKLERDEILEEVLKSYLGIK, from the coding sequence ATGGGGAATAATGATAATACAATGCAATTTGATTTAGCTAAAGATAAAAAGGATTTGACTAAGGAAATTTTGACTGAGGTCTATAATTCCCTTATGAAAAAAGGATATAATCCAGTAAATCAACTTGTAGGGTATTTAATTTCGGGAGACCCTACTTATATTACCAATTATAATGGTGCAAGAGCTTTGGTAAGAAAGCTAGAAAGAGATGAGATACTTGAGGAAGTTTTGAAATCCTATCTAGGTATAAAATAA